The DNA sequence CCCGCTTGATGAAGCGCAGCGTATGCACGTCGTTGTCGCCATACACGCGATAACCTGAATCGGTGCGCCGGCTGGCGCGCATCAGGCCGATGCTCTCGTAATAGCGGATCATCTTGGCTGTCACGCCGGACGAAGTTGCCGCCTGTCCGATATTCATCACGTCTCTCCTTTCATGCCGCCGGCTTGCGCGGCGTCCAGCGGCGCAGCAGCAAGGCGTTGCTGATCACGCTCACGGAACTGAACGCCATCGCTGCCCCCGCCACCACCGGATTGAGCAAGCCGAATGCCGCCAGCGGGATGCCGACCAGGTTGTAAATGAAGGCCCAGAACAGGTTCTGCCGGATCTTGCTGTAAGTGCGGCGCGATATGTCGATCGCATCCGCCACCAGCGCCGGGTCGCCGCGCATGAGCGTGACGCCCGCCGCCTGCATGGCAACGTCGGTGCCGGTCGCCATCGCGATACCGACATCGGCCGCCGCCAGCGCCGGCGCGTCGTTGATGCCGTCGCCGACCATCGCAACGAGATCTCCGCCCGCCTTCAGGCTCGCCACTTTCTCCGCCTTGTCCGCCGGCAGGACTTCAGCCACGATGCGGTCGATGCCGAGCGCAGCGCCGACCGCCGCCGCGCTACCCTGGTTGTCGCCCGTCAGCAGGACTGTCTTGACACCCAATGCCTGCAGGCTGCGCACGGCGGCCTGCGCGCTCGGCTTGATCCGGTCGCCGAATGCCAGCAGGCCCAGCAGCCGGTGCGGCGTACCCGCCGTCGCGAGCCACGATATCGTATTGCCCTTGCGCTGCAGTTCATCCGCGCGTTTCGCCAGCGGCGTCATGTCCACGCCCAGCTCCTGCATCAGCCGCGTGCTCCCCAGCCGCAAGTCGAGGCCGTCGACCTTCGCGGACAGCCCCCTCCCCGGCAGCGCCACCACATCGCTTGCCGCCGGCGTTGCCACGCCTTGCGCCTGCGCGGCGTCGACCACCGCGCGCGCCAGCGGATGCTCGCTGCCCTGCTGGATCGATGCGCACAGGCGCAGCAGTTCACCGGCATCCACCCCGTGCGGCACCGCTTCGGTCAGCGCCGGTTTGCCGATGGTTAGCGTGCCGGTCTTGTCGAATACGACGGCAGTCACCGCATGCGCGATTTCGAGCGCTTCCGCATCCTTGATCAATATCCCATAACTCGCGCCTACGCCGGTGCCGGCCATGATCGCCGCCGGCGTGGCCAGCCCCAGCGCGCACGGGCAGGCGATCACCAGCACTGCCACCGCGTTGATGATCGAGCGCTCGACGTCGCCGCCGTACAGCCACCACGCGGCAAAAGTCGCCGCCGCGATCGCCAGCACGACCGGCACGAACACGGCGCTGACCTTGTCGACCAGGTGCTGGATCGGCGCCTTGGCCGACTGCGCGCTTTCCACCAGCCGGATGATGCGCGCCAGCGTGCTTTCCGTGCCCACCGCCTCGGTGCGCACCAGCAGCAGGCCTTCGGCGTTGATCGCGCCGCCGGTCACCTTATCGCCGGGCTGCCTGGCCACCGGCAGGCTTTCGCCGGTGATCAATGACTCGTCGACATGGCTCAGCCCTTCCAGCACGATGCCATCCACCGCTACCCGCTCGCCCGGGCGCACCACCACCAGATCGCCGCGACGTACCTGGTCGATCGGCAGGTCAACATCCTGCCCGTCGCGCCGCACGCGCGCCACCTCGGGCCGCAACACCTGCAAGGCCCGGATCGCCGCCGCGGTCTGCCGCTTGGCGCGCGCCTCCAGCCACTTGCCGAGCAAGACCAGCGTGATCACCACGGCCGACGCTTCGAAATACAGATGCGCCATGCCGTCGCCGTGCGAAAACAGCTGGTACACGCTCAGGCCGTAGGCGGCGCTGGTGCCCAGCGCTACCAGCAAGTCCATGTTGCCGGCGCCGGCCTTCACCGCCTTCCAGCCGGCGCGGTAAAAACG is a window from the Noviherbaspirillum sp. UKPF54 genome containing:
- a CDS encoding heavy metal translocating P-type ATPase; its protein translation is MGNAASLPVQSGQQQHEFSFGIEGMTCASCVARVEKALRAVPGVARVNVNLGTERAAVVTESSADFGAVQRAVEKAGYAIAQEEIDLDIEGMSCASCVGRVEKALRKVDGVLEAGVNLATESAHVRFAADVAPDALVKAVEKAGYHARLHQSENTPAAKEGAPAAVTRDKDFLKVIAAAVLSLPLAAPMLLELFGAHLMLPGWLQLALATPVQFWLGARFYRAGWKAVKAGAGNMDLLVALGTSAAYGLSVYQLFSHGDGMAHLYFEASAVVITLVLLGKWLEARAKRQTAAAIRALQVLRPEVARVRRDGQDVDLPIDQVRRGDLVVVRPGERVAVDGIVLEGLSHVDESLITGESLPVARQPGDKVTGGAINAEGLLLVRTEAVGTESTLARIIRLVESAQSAKAPIQHLVDKVSAVFVPVVLAIAAATFAAWWLYGGDVERSIINAVAVLVIACPCALGLATPAAIMAGTGVGASYGILIKDAEALEIAHAVTAVVFDKTGTLTIGKPALTEAVPHGVDAGELLRLCASIQQGSEHPLARAVVDAAQAQGVATPAASDVVALPGRGLSAKVDGLDLRLGSTRLMQELGVDMTPLAKRADELQRKGNTISWLATAGTPHRLLGLLAFGDRIKPSAQAAVRSLQALGVKTVLLTGDNQGSAAAVGAALGIDRIVAEVLPADKAEKVASLKAGGDLVAMVGDGINDAPALAAADVGIAMATGTDVAMQAAGVTLMRGDPALVADAIDISRRTYSKIRQNLFWAFIYNLVGIPLAAFGLLNPVVAGAAMAFSSVSVISNALLLRRWTPRKPAA